In Terriglobus sp. TAA 43, a single window of DNA contains:
- a CDS encoding CCA tRNA nucleotidyltransferase has translation MKALKNAKATKSFRAALHIVEELRDRGFQAYFAGGCVRDLLMGIAPKDYDVATNARPETVMMGFDRTFSVGAHFGVVIVCSANKGEGCEVQTEVATFRCDGEYVDGRRPVDVEYAEKPEDDVQRRDFTINGMLLDPIGLTEDNIKEKLLDFVNGQQDLHAGIVRAIGDPQKRFEEDKLRMLRAVRFTARFDFTIEEQTMRAIQQQAATITQVSNERIRDELTKMLIEGHAKRAFELLDETGLLQHVLPEVAAMKGVEQPPEYHPEGDVWIHTLMLLDQLPANVKGTLAWGALLHDVGKPPTFHAPDPADPKPRIRFNGHAEVGATMTRAIMNRLRFSSADIDQVVSLVANHMRFGDVKHMKQSTLKRFFRLNDFPEHLALHKLDVTSSHNLLDLYRYAKEEFEKAPEEIYKPTLLLTGRDLIDAGLKPGPRFKQLLQDLEDAQLEGTIHTREEAINLLRDLLAKSPVETTR, from the coding sequence ATGAAGGCACTGAAAAACGCGAAAGCAACAAAGTCATTTCGAGCGGCGCTACACATTGTGGAAGAACTGCGCGACCGCGGATTCCAAGCCTATTTCGCAGGCGGATGCGTGCGCGACCTGCTCATGGGCATCGCCCCCAAGGACTACGACGTAGCCACCAACGCGCGCCCTGAAACTGTGATGATGGGCTTCGATCGCACCTTCTCTGTCGGCGCGCATTTCGGCGTCGTCATCGTATGCAGCGCCAACAAAGGCGAAGGCTGCGAAGTACAAACAGAAGTTGCCACCTTCCGTTGCGACGGCGAATACGTCGATGGCCGTCGCCCCGTGGACGTGGAGTACGCAGAAAAACCAGAAGACGATGTACAGCGCCGCGACTTCACCATCAACGGCATGCTGCTCGATCCCATCGGCCTCACCGAAGACAACATCAAAGAAAAACTGCTCGACTTCGTAAACGGCCAGCAGGATCTGCACGCAGGCATCGTGCGCGCCATCGGCGATCCCCAGAAGCGCTTCGAAGAAGACAAGCTCCGCATGCTGCGCGCGGTTCGATTCACAGCGCGCTTTGATTTCACTATCGAAGAACAAACCATGCGCGCCATCCAGCAGCAAGCTGCCACCATCACGCAGGTCAGCAACGAACGTATCCGCGACGAGCTAACCAAAATGCTCATCGAAGGCCACGCGAAACGAGCCTTCGAACTGCTCGACGAAACCGGGCTCCTGCAACACGTACTGCCCGAAGTTGCCGCCATGAAAGGTGTGGAACAACCGCCCGAATATCACCCCGAAGGCGACGTGTGGATTCACACGCTCATGCTGCTCGATCAACTTCCCGCAAACGTAAAAGGCACACTGGCATGGGGCGCACTGCTGCACGACGTAGGAAAACCGCCAACATTTCACGCACCCGACCCTGCTGATCCAAAGCCGCGCATCCGCTTCAACGGCCACGCCGAAGTCGGCGCCACCATGACGCGCGCCATCATGAACCGCCTGCGCTTCTCATCAGCAGACATCGATCAGGTCGTCTCGCTCGTCGCCAACCACATGCGCTTCGGCGACGTGAAACACATGAAGCAAAGCACGCTCAAACGCTTCTTCCGCCTGAACGATTTCCCTGAGCATCTCGCGCTGCACAAGCTCGACGTCACCAGCTCGCACAACCTGCTGGATCTATATCGCTACGCAAAAGAAGAGTTCGAGAAAGCCCCCGAAGAGATCTACAAACCCACGTTATTACTCACCGGGCGTGACCTCATCGATGCAGGCCTCAAACCCGGTCCACGCTTCAAACAACTGCTGCAGGACCTGGAAGACGC
- a CDS encoding AI-2E family transporter, whose protein sequence is MSHFTTESGTGYVQWRTAALFALTLTCVVATLLFAHTLMFPIIGAITLAVVTQPLSVWLRKRWSPTLAGIAMVALVSLVLFVPMYVLIKHLVVQAIALVRYVESGGVDDFLAELAMKHPKLGDAIQNAITQFAPGMSGRAIAGWSAPKVGQAFGAIVHGIVSIVLLLFFYFFLVRDEAVALRAWESILPLREDETFDFSLKLRDVIEAIFAGRLLIAMLQGVASGVAYGLVGVPGALLWGFVTFVCCLIPAFGAFLAWVPICLYVGLVLSWTKCLILAIWCSAVVSTMDNFLYPVFVGKKTDLHTGVVFVAIFGGLAFFGISGFILGPVLVASAILLLQIWKQRLAEAGVH, encoded by the coding sequence ATGAGCCATTTCACGACGGAATCGGGCACAGGGTATGTGCAGTGGAGAACTGCGGCGCTGTTTGCGCTGACGCTGACGTGCGTGGTGGCGACGCTGCTGTTTGCCCACACGCTGATGTTCCCCATCATCGGCGCGATCACGTTGGCTGTGGTGACACAGCCGCTGTCAGTGTGGTTGCGCAAGCGGTGGTCCCCTACGTTGGCTGGGATTGCCATGGTGGCGTTGGTGAGCCTGGTGTTGTTTGTGCCGATGTATGTGCTCATCAAGCACCTGGTGGTGCAGGCGATTGCGCTGGTTCGTTATGTGGAGTCGGGCGGCGTGGATGACTTTCTTGCAGAGCTTGCGATGAAGCACCCGAAGCTGGGCGATGCGATCCAAAATGCGATTACGCAGTTTGCTCCGGGCATGTCAGGTCGCGCGATTGCGGGGTGGTCTGCGCCGAAGGTAGGGCAGGCGTTTGGCGCGATCGTTCACGGCATTGTGAGCATTGTTTTGCTGCTGTTTTTCTACTTCTTCCTGGTGCGGGACGAGGCCGTGGCTCTGCGTGCGTGGGAGTCGATCTTGCCGCTGCGCGAGGACGAGACATTTGATTTCAGTCTGAAGCTGCGGGACGTTATCGAGGCGATTTTCGCGGGACGTTTGCTGATTGCCATGTTGCAGGGAGTGGCTTCCGGTGTGGCGTACGGACTGGTGGGTGTGCCGGGTGCGCTGTTGTGGGGATTTGTCACGTTTGTTTGTTGTTTGATTCCGGCGTTTGGCGCGTTTCTGGCGTGGGTGCCGATCTGTTTGTATGTGGGATTGGTGCTGAGTTGGACCAAGTGCCTGATCCTGGCGATCTGGTGCAGCGCTGTGGTGAGCACCATGGATAACTTTCTTTATCCGGTGTTTGTGGGGAAAAAGACGGATCTGCATACGGGCGTGGTGTTTGTTGCCATCTTTGGCGGGTTGGCTTTCTTTGGCATCAGTGGGTTCATTCTGGGGCCGGTGCTGGTGGCGTCGGCGATTTTGCTGTTGCAGATATGGAAGCAGCGGCTGGCGGAAGCGGGCGTGCACTAA